CACTGGGATTTACTGTCAGTCTGCAGTAAGCCCCCAAGAAGCAAAGGTGCCACAGGCTTCTTTTTCTATAGGGCCCCAGTGCCTCACAAGTTGACCCGATGCGTTCGGAAGATAACCATGACTAGCTTCGTAAATGTACCCGTTTGCGTTGATGGACTATGACGCCCCTGTGCAGCCGAATGGGGAGCAACGCGTAGGAGTAGCAAAGCCTCTCTTTATCCAAGAGGAAGACTGCCCAGTAGATGGTTGTTTTACTTTGATTATAGTGGATTCAAGTCGCCTGTCTCTCGCCAAGCTGCATGGCAGAATGAAACCTGGATGCTGACCTTGCTGAGAAAGTATGGGAATAGGCAGTTCCTTTGCCCCTTTGAGATCTGACCAAATCTTTACCATAAGGTATGTCTCCTCCTAGACCCCCCACCCTCCCCTTCTGATTTCTTAAGAATTTGATgtaactgcctgcctgcctgaaaCTGTCAAACAAGTTCTGGTATTTGGCAACCATATTCTGCTTGGTTGTGTTGTTGACATGAGATTGATGTCCTCTATTGAGAGGTTAATGGTTTCGCAGCATGAGTTTTCAGTTTATGATGCCTCTCAGCCCTCAGCGATGCTGAACGACCCGTcaaaaacaaagacctttctttgaTTTAGACGAGCAATCGAGCACATGTACGCCATCTCCCCTTGGCAAGGACCCACCACATAAAACCTCCTTTGTCTCCCCACCACCCTTACTGATTCAAGTGTTCTCAGTAACATAGCCCGAACGTTGTTGTATCTTATGGCCCTTTAACTTTCTGGCTAGTGTGTGTGACCTACTGTAGTGTGTCTTTAAGCCAGAGAGTGTTAAATGTGGCCTGTTTGCCTGTGGGACTTAGTGGAATTTAATGTAGGCCAGACGGTTGGCTTACGTATTCGAGAAAGCTATACGTTTTAGAGGGTTTTAGCTTGTGTTTTTCTGGTGGCCGATAAGCGATGCATTTGGAACAATCTGTCGGTCAGTGGTTTTCGGTTCCAAAATTGGACAATGTCATTTGGACAGAACATTCTGCATACACTCTGTTGTATAACAAGTCATAATGCTGTTTTCCTGCCATAGTGCTTTATGGAGAATGTGGTTTGTACTTTTTGCCTTTCACAGAGTGTGCTTGGCCCCGAGGCAGAATCTCCCACGGATCATCCTCAAAGGAATATTCCAGGGGGTGAAAGTGGTACGCGGACCCGACTGGGACTGGGGAAACCAAGACGGTGAGTGAGGGAGTGAGCAGAACAATCCATCCATACCGACCAGGGACTTTTGTGTACCAGTGTGGCAGCGTTGATTTTCAATCTGTTTCACCGTGACCCCATAACTTTAGAGACGATGGAATCTTATTACCTACAATGTGACAGTTTGAACTGGTGTGTTTGTGCTTAGTGCTTCAGGATTTTCCCCCAACCCACAAGAATCTCATTGAGTGTGTTTAACAGATGTTTCTTAAAGAGCTGTGTTCATATGAGCAagttttattttccctttcgtacCGTTTCCCCTCTAGTGTAGCGGAATATACAAAGAAGTCACGTGAATTCTAATTATAGCATGTGCTGCAACTCCGGACAGGACAAAATGGTCTTTGGGGTTATTTAATGTTTTGGGACGTGGTTTTCAAGAGTCAAGATAATTTGGCTCTCAATGGCAAATCATTAGTGAAGAAACAGATTTGCCATACAAATACGAATGTAACTATTTGCAGAATCTCCATCTATGGGAAGTTTGATGATTGCTCCTGTTTCTTTCCATTTCAAAACCATTAAATATCATTGCCTTTAGGGATGGCAAAATCTATCATTAGCTCTTTCTATTACCTCATGTGGGGTCAGAACCCGGGAATGGCATTGTGTCTTTTCTGTGCTAAAGCACTGGCGAATGAGTCAAAATGTCCTTTTGGTGTCTTTGAAAGTTAACCCCTGGGGTCTAAGTCAGTCATCATCAGTCTTTAATCAGAGTGTGGTAAGTGCATAGGGACATTCTTGGCATGGTCAGCAGAGAGCCTGTCACTTTCCATGAGTCCTATCCTGTTGTTACCTGGCAGGCTGTGTAATCCTTGATGATTTTGTAATCCTTGATGTAACCTGCATAACCTAAACTATACAATGCCAGGCTCTCGCTTTGTGGTGGAAACTGAACGTAGTATTTGATGACATTTGAACTTGAAGACTGTCAGTAAGTAGTAAAGTAGAAACGTATCGTGGTGGTTAGTAAATcaatgtattttattatactttCACTCGTGTTTGGTTACAGTAGTCTAAGAATGTCAGTGGTGCTAGCCCCAGCCTGTAAGTATGCTTTGTTTTGTGTTCTGTTTATTAGAATTTTTTTCACTTCTAGCCAGAATCAAAGGGATGATTGGCCAAACCTTGTTGAAAGATGGCCAATGTTCACTGTCTGTTcagattacagtgccttcagaaagtattcaaacaccttgacttattccacattttgttgttacagcctgaattctaaatCGATGAAAAAGCTTTTTTCCCCCagacacctacacacaataccccataatgacaaagtgaaaacgtggTTTTAGAAATGTAAGGAAATGTATAGACCATTAAATATaaaaatctcatttacataagtattcacacccctgagtttaTACTTTGTAATATCACCTTTTGCAGTGATTACAAAAGTGAGTCTttgtgggtaagtctctaagagctttccacacaagAATTGTGCAACAGTttaccattattattttcaaaattcttcaagctctgtcaaattgcttGTTGATCGTTGCTAGACGAAGATTTTCAAgtatatttaagtcaaaactgtaactcggccactctgctccattacgtttcttttttttttttttacctgaaaaactccccagtctttaatgattacaagcatacccataacataatgcagactccactatgcttgaaaatatggagagtggtactcagtaacgtGTTGTTTTGGATTTAAAAACTAAGAATATCGAACAGGAAGTTAAAAAGAAGGCAGCTATGAATAAGTATACCAACATAGAAGATTTTAATAAAATGCTGGTTGGACTCGGATCAGGGGAGCCATTTGGACAACAAGGATTTCGACTCGGCTGACAAAGATTGTTTTCTCGAAGGACTGGATCCACTTTTAGATTTGTAAGTAAATTATTTTCATGACTTTATATAGCTAATTTACTatatgtatttcattttttttataagTTGTCTGCTTTTTGTACTTTGTATTTAGTTTACATAGGCCTATGTGACAAGTAATTTCAATGTTATATAATTCCAATGTTTGCTGTTCTAAGTTTCATCCTTGTAACTTTAGAGAGGCCACTAAACTCTCATGGCCATTGTTTATTAGTGGTTCTCACCTGTGCCTTTGTCTCGAAGGTGTTActgtttgcattgtgtgtgtgtgtgcgtgtttcacACCTATGTGAGTCACTGTACAGAAAGTTTAGGCTTGGTGTTTTTACTTTACAGTAATGACGTTTTGTAAATTTAGTCAGCTGTAATTCTATGCGTCTTTCATCAATATGATGATGACGTTTGAGAGCCACCCCTCCCCAGCAAGCGCCCCCGCCGGTCAAGGTCTTCACCCCCCGCTGCTATGTCATTCACCCCGTGTGATGGTTCTACATCCACTTTTCATAGACCGCTTGAAAAAGAAAGTGCTTGTGGCACCATTCGTCCTAACATAATTGGTTTCCCCAAGACCAAGGTAAACGACATGACAAAGACAGTGGAGAGGGGGACCATACGTTGGATCAGGACTAACAAGCTACTTTTTCACTAGGGAAGTAACCTTGCTCACCACACAGCATAAGGCATTCAGTAACAACCATGTCTCAAGGAGGGTGAAAAGGGAATGATGTTTCTGTGAAGGACTACAATGCCAGCATGGGGGGTGTCAACCTATCTGATGGTCTGATAGGCTACTATCTGGGACTCCACAAGACCAGGAAGTTGTAGGAGACTTTTTTTTGAATGCTTTGTGGACATTGCTCGAGTAAATGCTTTCATTCTCCACAAGCAGATGGACAAATCAAAAGGTCAAACCCCTCTCACCCAGTTGGCCTTCCCGAGAGCAGCTGGTGTTGGAAATGGCTGAATTTGGGGCCCAAAGCAATCTCAGaaccattttttattattattttgtatttatttttttccctttatttaactaggcaagtcagttgtgaatacttcctgaaggcactatCTGATTGGTCTTTGAGCCTTTCTCCACATCCAGAGCACCAATTTGGAGTCACGATCCTCACTTGTTGTTTCTTGTTTTCAGTATGTGACGTGTTGAATTAGCTAAGTCTAGAATTGACAAGATTCCTTTAGCAGAGTATGGTCTGTGTGCTGTGTTCCCAGAAATGGGTTCAACATTTGGATGTGAAACATTGATGGGCACCATTTTCTGTTTAAAAATTGTGTCTTTTGAAGTGGCCTGTGCACGGAATCAAACTACACAAAATAAAATGATTGTGTTTCATATATTCACGCTAACTATTTCTCTTCTCACCATTCCAAATATTTCCCCAATAAGCCTATTTTTTAAATCTTGCtctcctcactctttctctcctcccacaCTTCTAcaccgtgtgtgtgcgtgtgcgtgtgcaggaggagagggtaaggttGGGAAGGTGGTGGACATCCGTGGCTGGGACACAGAGTCCGGTCGCAGTGTGGCCAGTGTCACCTGGTCCAATGGTACCACCAACGTCTACCGAATGGGTCACAAGGGCAAGGTAGACCTCAAATACGTGTCTGACGTCCAGGGAGGCTTCTACTACAAAGACCACCTACCAAAGCTCGGTATGAAACTAGGGGGATGTAGACATAAGTTTCTACCTGTTGTTAAGGAGACATGCTTGTTTTTGTCATTCTAGAAAATAGTATATGTATCCTTATAGATcaagggtgtcaaactcattttgcccCACGGGCTACCTGCGGTCTTCCCTGAGGTCAGGAGGGCCGCacttaaaatgtattatttccTCGCTGTCAAAATTTGCAAAAAATTGTCTATCCATCGCTTTTGGAATTTTGAATACTCTTGACTTTCTAGATTTAGTTTGGATGACTGttagcaagctggacagagtaaagagatttataaatgtaggtccattataatttctacactgTTTCGATTAGGTTTTAGTTATTTCAATGTCGATTCAGATTGTCTCCCCCCCCTCCAACAATTCATCTGGgcatgtttgacacccctgctataCACTGAGTAAATCAAACATTAGTAACACctttccccccccaccccctttggctttcagaacagccttaatttgtCTGGACATGGACtctaaggtgtcgaaagcgttccccagggatgctggcccgtgttgactccgttgcttcccacagttgtgttaagttggctggatgtcctttgcatAGTGGACCTTTCTTGttatacacaggaaactgttgagcgtgtaaaacccagcagcattgcagttcttgacacactgttgcgcctggcacctactaccatgcacatttaccctctgaatggcacacatacatcaATGCCCAATTACCTCggggcttaaaaatccttctttaaccggtctccgccccttcatctacactgatttgaagtggatttaacaatcaataatcaataagggatcatagctttcacctggtcagaaagagcaggtgttcttaatgttttttatACTCCGTGTATATCAATATGAAGGCACTCAGTGTAGAGTTGGCCTATTTTTGTCGTATATTCCTATGTGCGTTTGTGTGTTTATCTATGGTTCGTGCGTACACAGGTGAGCACGCAGAACTGCAGAGGCAGGAGAGTGCAGAAGGCCACACCTTCAACCAGGGGGACAAGGTGAAATGTCTCCTGGAGGTGGACATCCTCAGACAAATGCAGGAGGGCCACGGAGGGTGGAACCCCAAAATGGCAGAGGTACTAAACTAAACTCCCTCCAAGTCAAATGGAATTTCTCTGACAGAATTGTATCAAGAGTCTGACCTCGTTCCAAGCTTTCTCCAGTTGTAGAACTACTTTGAAGCGTTTACCACATTGTCATTGCACTGCATGTACTGCATGTGTCATGTTAGACAAATGTTACTTCAAATTCTGAGTACTGTTTCCCCATTTTGAAACTTTGAACCCAGCTTTATGTAATGTCGTTGGCGTGAATGGTCTCTGGTGTGCAATAGAGCAAAACCAACAAGCACCTTTTATGTTCAAATCAATGGAGCCAGCGAAATGATAAGGTCAAAGCCGGCCACAGTCTGCGACTGCAAATTTGTGTGTTTACAGTACACCTGCAGAATCGGGACGGTACACAGAATCACTGACCGGGGAGATGTCCGAGTCCAGTACAGCAACAACATCCGCTGGACCTTCCACCCAGGGGCCCTAACCAAGGTAGTCTACTTCTACCAGTGGGAAATGAATACAGGCTCACAGCATGGTCTTATAAGTTAGTGTTTGTTAGCGATGTGATGCTAATGCTGACAGATTAGCATAGAATCACATCACTAACAATTTGCTGTCTTCCCCTTTCTTGCCGTAGGTGAACACATTTGGTGTGGGCGAGCTGGTGCGAGTGCTGGAAGACATAGACAGCGTTAAGAGGCTTCAGGCTGGCCATGGAGAATGGACAGACAGCATGACACCCGTATGTTGACATAGCCTGAGGCTAACTTCCCATACCCTGGAGTTCACTTCCTGTAGCCTAACACTAACTTTCCTTAGCCTGGCACTAACCTCCCTTCTAGGTTTCCTTAGCCTGGCACGAACTTCCTGTCATGCATTGTGCGAAGCCTCAGCTGGCAGTCAGCCCTCTGCATTAGAGGCAATGCCCTTTATGCCTCGGGGACTACTGGTAAACAAGCTTAAGGCTTCTGCGAAAGCAAAGCATCCTGAATAATTACCTATAAATAAAAGCCCTGAGAATTTCCCAGTGTCATTGGTATGTAAAAAGAGTGCATTTGAGATGGAAAGATGACAGTCATGGTTTGATGGAGGTTCTCTGAAACACTTCATCTCCTTCATGGCTTGTGATGGGTGTTTATACCTAATATCTTGTCCTATTGGTCATGGTGGAAAGGAGACAACGAGAGGAAGTTTTAAAGTGTAATGGAACAGAGTCCATAgtccctacctacctctctggTGTCTTAACACTGTCAGTGTCACTGTCTTTTCACCCTCCttccttatctccctctctctcctctgccccccaCCCGTCTTCCTCCTTTTGTTTTCTACACCCCCTCCTTTCCCATCAGGCCCTGGGGCAGGTGGGCAAGGTGCTGAAGGTGTACGCTGACGGGGACCTGCGCGTGGCCTTCAACGGCCAGACGTGGACCTTTAACCCGGCATGTCTCTCGGCCCAATCCGTGGAGGTGGACGCCAACCTCATGACGGCCGAGAACCCCAACGTATCCGGAAGTAAGGACTACTGAGACCTCGCAAACAGGAGGAAGGGGGCCTCTTATCTAACAGTCATCCAACGAGCTTTGCTTTTTATCTGTCCTTCAAATTTCCTTATCACTTTCCCTGAATTCCCTATggaccccctccacctctccctcttcttccaGCACTCTTGCTGCAAGCTATGCATGCACTACTGACCAAGGGCTGTGACAGTGGCTATCTGTTGCATATACGGCCCTTCATATTTCTGTTTCACCTGGTCACTGTCTCCACATACATGACGAACGGGTTTCATTTGCGCGTAATTTGCGTGTCTCTGAAATGtctgttttttctctctttcatGCCCCTTCATGTTGGAGGCAAGCTCCAGAGTCCTCATCAGCATATGTGCCTCTACTGCGCCTCATGTGTCTGTGTGGCTCTACTAGTCTTGGGTACTCTGGCTCAATCACCCCTTTTTCTGTGTCTGTCATATACATCATGGTGGAAGAGAGTGGATACGAGAGGCTCGTAGTGCTGGGTTAGGGTGCACAGGGACATTTTGACTCATTCCAATGGTTGTGCTTTGACTTGACTTAACAAAGAGTCTTGGTAACTGTGTATGCTCTCTGAGTTTAGAGGGGCCTGAAGGGTAGCGCAGCACCAACTATGCATGTTCTCCATGCTCTGGAATCTATCACTAACATGTCTCTTCTATTTTTCTTCTTTCTCCTTCCCTTGCTCTTTATTCATCCACATTATCTTTTTTCACTCTCCCTTTTCCCCTTCAATGACGATTGTGTCCCCCCctcttaatctctctctccaGACACAGTCATTTCAGTCCTGGAGAAGCTGCTGTCTCAGTCTACAGATCAGGACAACCCCAGCCGGCTGGTCATCGAGGCGGCGCATGGCAGTGCCAACAAAGTCCGAGAACTTGTGCAGAAATACCCTGACAAGGTGTGTTCACTCCCGCCACCGCAGACTGTATGTCTGTCATCTCTTAATGTGATTGTGTGTGAGACATCTCTtaatgtgattgtgtgtgtgacatctCTCCAGGTGGATATAAAGAACCAGGGCAAGACGGCGCTGCAGGTGGCAGCCCACCAGGGCCACATGGAGGTGGTCCTGGCTCTGCTGCAAGCCAACAGCTCCATTGAAGTGAAGGACGAGGACGGAGACACCGCCCTGCACTACACGGCCTTCGggtgagaggaacacacacacacacacacacacacacacacacaacacaaggtTGCCAGTCTTAGGTACCATGTATTCACATTGTTAGAAAACAAGTTATGGGAGGGGGGGGTTGGTCTCTGGATTTAATTGGATTTGGGGTGAAAATCACTACACACACAAATAGTCAATCACACAGGGGCATTACTGTTGTCCATAATCCCGCACCATGCCCCCTCCCCTAAAATAAGTGATTAGAAACATACATTTGTTATCAGAATGAGTCAATtaaaacaacacaacaaataTATGAAAATGTATTGAGTAATGGATATTTAAATGAGTACCCTAAATAGATAGGAAAATGATTGTGGTTAGGCCTATACATTTTGTTGCTCATTGTGTGTGTGCAGGAACCAGGCGGAGATTGCACGGCTATTGCTGAGCAAAGGGGCCAACGTGAACCTGCTGAACAACTCCATGTGCACAGCGCTGCACATAGCCGTCAACAAGGGCTTCACCGATGTGGTGCGCGTGCTGTCGGAACACTCAGCCGACATCAACCTACAGGTCAGTACCCACTAATAAGAAATACTTTGGTTCATGCTTTCTTCTGTCATGCTCACCGCCcgtacatgcaaacacacactcacaagtcTCAAGAAACTAAACAGCATAGACTGCAATGGCAGacatatttattttaactaggaacAAAACAGAATGTTTCCGCAGATCCTTCTCTTATGAAGCATTTTATCACTTTGTTTTTTATATTCTTTGATGTGCTGCTTTTAGTGTCTGTCATTTGTTGTGTTTTTACTGTGTATTTATTGATGTTGTATGTATTGGCTAGTGCAATAAAATGTTCCCTTTGGGGGACTAATAACTTACTATCTTAAGTCGACACACCCGTATTCACCCCAAGCCTGAATCATTTCTTCATAAAGTCTGAGTCTTGTGTTCATTTGTTGAGTTCTTTAAGGGCATTTAGACGGCTCTCCAACTTTGTCGGGCTTTCCTCAAACGGCCACATCTCGAAGCAGCTCAATTCACCTCACAACTGGTTTTGGGTACTGTTCGGGATATTTCATTTTTCTGCTCAAGCAATGTGCGTGTTCAGCTGGAGTGGAATGGCTGCTtgaagtttgtgtgtgtatgttggggcggcaggtatgctagtggttagagcgttgagccagtaaccgaaaggttgctagatcgaatgtCACGAtcgtgtggagagacggaccaaggcgcagcgtgattggagttccacatctttatttttagTGAAACTTAAAACAAACCAAGAAACAAACAACAACCGTGCAGTactgaggtgcaacatgcactcact
The window above is part of the Salmo salar chromosome ssa15, Ssal_v3.1, whole genome shotgun sequence genome. Proteins encoded here:
- the LOC106572005 gene encoding E3 ubiquitin-protein ligase MIB2 isoform X3; the encoded protein is MGIGSSFAPLRSDQIFTIRVCLAPRQNLPRIILKGIFQGVKVVRGPDWDWGNQDGGEGKVGKVVDIRGWDTESGRSVASVTWSNGTTNVYRMGHKGKVDLKYVSDVQGGFYYKDHLPKLGEHAELQRQESAEGHTFNQGDKVKCLLEVDILRQMQEGHGGWNPKMAEYTCRIGTVHRITDRGDVRVQYSNNIRWTFHPGALTKVNTFGVGELVRVLEDIDSVKRLQAGHGEWTDSMTPALGQVGKVLKVYADGDLRVAFNGQTWTFNPACLSAQSVEVDANLMTAENPNVSGNTVISVLEKLLSQSTDQDNPSRLVIEAAHGSANKVRELVQKYPDKVDIKNQGKTALQVAAHQGHMEVVLALLQANSSIEVKDEDGDTALHYTAFGNQAEIARLLLSKGANVNLLNNSMCTALHIAVNKGFTDVVRVLSEHSADINLQDSYGDTPLHDAIAKDFRNIIEILVVVPNIDFTQQNHRGFNLLHHAALKGNKLATEKILARARQLVDVKKEDGFSALHLASLNNHRDVAEILVKEGRCDVNIRNNRNQTPLQLAVMQGHGDLVQLLVVEGADVNVEDEDGDTAMHVALSRPQLANATLTPATTSTTTTTQERGEGGPGSSSSSLYCQLSSSGLMGNTELSVGAAIACFLAQEGANINYANHKGKSPLDLVADTAVLQLIKSFSEKQRLQRLQAITCGTSLSSTSLRRVHTTPNTMTNLAMPVLPGPSECLICSELALLVLFCPCQHSVACEECAHRMKKCIKCQVTITKKIRQDQTEVDCSPDSEQHNLLEQLQSRYRQMEERITCPICIDNHIKLVFQCGHASCIDCSAALKTCPICRQTIRERIQLFV